DNA sequence from the Macrococcus sp. 19Msa1099 genome:
AATATTAATTTACCAGGGATGGCAATTTCGATACTTGTTGTTGAATGTTATGAAAAAGCTGATAATGATCCAGATGTTCTTTTTAAAGTATTAACGAATATATATGATAGATTGGAAGACAATTTTTCATGTAGAAAGCCAATAAGACCTCTAGAAGAGGATTTATTGGAGAAATACAGCTTTCAAGATGAACAAGAAATTTTAAAAGAATTGAAGGAATTTAAAGATTTACTACATGAAAGTATTTATATTTCTGAAAATGAAAAAATGTCTACTGATATTTTATCGGAAATATTTGGGTCTAAATTTCCTATAGGGGATTCTGATGTTAAAAATATTAATATTTTAACACAAACTGATGTACCAGAAAAAATCGGTTTAAAAAATAGACATTATGCATGATAAGATACATGAGTTATATAGTTACTTTTTAAAATTGGGCTATATAGTTAAAATAGAAGACGATAAAATATCATGGAACATCAATATTAAAAATAATAATTTTAAACTTAGTATTGTGATTCCTGAATATTACCCTTTTGAGTTTTTAAAAATTAAAATAATTAATTTTAGTGATTTTGATTTCTATATTCCTCATACATTAACAGGAAATTATTTATGTCTTTATGAAGTTAATTCTGATAGACATAATTATAAGAATTATTTAGAAGAAGCAAAAGAAACATTACAAAGAGCAGTGGATATTTTGGAGAAATCTGTAGAAAGAGAAGTTGAAAATCAATATAAATATGAGTTTTCAGATATCTATCCTTTCCTGACTTCTAATCAAGTAAACTATTTTCTTAGTGAAGATTATAAGACACCTAAATTATTAAAATCTTTAGAGGGATTCAAAGATAAGGATAACAAAGAAAAGTTAAGAATACTCTATGATACTAATTATAGTATTGATTCATTAGGGATGTTAGTGAGTAATTTAGGAATAAAAGACTATAAAATAAAAGAATCTGTGCTTTATATTCCTGTTGAAAATAGCAATTTATCTTCACCAATAACTAAATTTGCAGATTTAATCAATGTCTTAGAAAATAATAAGCATTTTAATTTTTTTGCAGAGAAATTAATTAAAGGTCTATCTACTATAACATTAGGAGTTTATCAAGAAGGAATTAACATCCCTACGATCTTATGTTTTAAAATAGAAAAACTATATTTTCCTAAAGGAAAAATTGTTAAGAAATCATCTTATAAAAGTATATTGAAAATCAATAATAGTAAATTGTTGGTAAATATGAAGATTAATGATTTGTCGCAAAATAAACTGATTTTTAGAAGTGGTGATGGTCATAGCAACCGAAAACTAAGTTTTTATATTATAGGTTGTGGTTCTTTGGGGAGTTTCTTGAGTAAAAGTATATGTGATACTTTTGATATTGAGAATATAATACTTCAAGATAACGATATTTTAGAAGTTGATAATATCGGCAGACATCTATGTGGACTGAGAAGTCTGAACAAGTTTAAATCCAATGAGGTTGCAAAAGTAATCAATAATTACTATCCACATATAAACACTAAAGCTATATATACAAATATATTGAATGAATTCTTAGGTAAAGAGAAGCATTTGTTATCAGAAAAGTATGATTTTCTAATTTGTGTTGTAGGAGATGAAAATGTTGAGGAACAACTAATACAAATGTATGAAAAAAAGAAGTTGCACACACCACTAATTATAGTCTGGATTGAACCTTATTTGGTTGCGGGTCATATTTTAATTTTTAATGGTGAGCTTAATGAACTTTCAAAATCATATATTTTTGACAAGGAAAGAAATATAAAATTATCAGTTGTACAAAATGTACACCAGTATTCTAAATCTGAGGCTGGGTGTCAAAGTAGATTTATGCCTTATTCTGGCTTTGAAGTGCAGTTATTTATAAATAAATGTGTAGACTTATTAATGAATAATAGATATTTAGAAAAAAAGGGGAATTACCATATCACGTATTTTGGAAATATGAAGGAAGCTAGAGGAAAAAATATTGAAATCAAACAACAATGGACAGCAAAAAATAATAGGGAACTATTTGTTACTAGATTTGACGAATAATAATAAATTTCCTTATGAAGTTTATATTAGGAAAAATATCTTTGAAGAACTTAATATAGAGTACTCTCAGTCTTTATTATTCGAAGTCGGTGGTATTATTTTTGGGAGAAAAATATCCGATTCCAAAAAAATATATATTGATAAAATAGAAAGAATAATAAGGGGAAATTCTATAATCAAGTTAGCCACCTACGGTGTGCTTTAAAAAAATAAAAAATGAGCCATGTGCATCCATGTTAATATTGTAGTTACCACAACAAACAATAAGGAATGAATGCAAATGACTCATCTAAATGGTACCACTAATCATATTAAAGGAAAACACTTAACTGAATTTGAAAGACATCAAATTCAGATTTTGAAGAGTGAAAATTATTCAAATCGTGCTATTGCTAAAATTTTGAATAGAGCACCTCAAACGATTAACAATGAGATCAATAGAGGAACTGTTAAACAAATTAAGCGCATAGTTTCTAATAGTAAAGAATATTTTTATGATTATGAATGCTATTTCCCTGATGTTGCTCAACTTAAATATGAAACAAATCGTATGAATTCTTGCAGGACACCAAAACATCAGTTATCTCATGCTTTTATTGATTGGGCTGATAAGATGATGTTGAATAAAAAATGGTCTCCCGATGTTGTAATAGCCTATGCTAAAAAGAATAATATTTTTTGTGATTCTATTATTCCTTGTGTTTCAACACTATATAACTGGATTGAAAGAGGAATTATGAAGACCTCTAATATCGACCTTATAGAGAAGATATCACGAAAACCAATTACAAATAGAAGACCTAGTCGAAAAAATAAAAAAGTATTAGGAAAATCTATCGAAGATAGAAGTCACGAAATCAATTCTAGAGATGTCTTTGGTCATTGGGAAATTGATACTGTTATTGGTTCTAAACTTAAAAACGAAAGAGCGTTACTTACACTTGTTGAAAGACAGACACGATATGAAATCATCGTTCCTATTAAAAGTAAAAATAATGATGCTGTCACATTAGCATTAAGTCAATTAAAAGATCAATTAGATAATTCATTTTCACGAATATTCAAGTCTATTACTTCTGATAACGGATCAGAGTTCAGTGACCTTACGGAGACACTACCTGACACTGAAATATACTTTACGCACCCTTATTCATCATGGGAACGAGGTACTAAAGAAAACCATCATAAATTCATTAGACGGATAATCCCTAAAGGAATCAGTATGGAATCAGTATCTGATGAGATAATTTATCGTATCCAAAACTGGATGAACAATTATCCCAGAAAAATTCTAGATTATGAAACACCTAAATACCTGTTTCTGAAGTCACTAAAATCCGAAGGATTATTAAGTGAACCATTAAGCTACTATCTCTATTAATTTGGATGTAGTGGCTAACTTGCAATTGAAATTTTCGAAAGAATAATAAGTGAAAATAAATTTCATAATTCATATGAAAGAAATAGTAAAATAGCTCAACAACTTATAAACGAAGTTTGGAAGGAATCATGTGGTTATCTTAATTACTTGGGAGAATGGCATAGCCATCCTAAAATGAGAGCGTGGCCAAGTGTAAAAGATTATAAAACTATAGTTAGTTTGACAAAAGAAAAAGAAAGTTCTTTGTTTCCATATACAATTATGATGATTATAGGATTAGATAAAGAAGTCACAGTAACTATAGTGAATAGAAAAGAAGTGATTACTTGCATAAATATTCTAAATTAGAACTTCAGAAACAGTACGAATTAGGAGTTATATTTTTAACTTTAATATCTTATATAATATCTGTTTGTATAAGTCCATTAATAGATTATATAATCAAATTTCTAAAATTCATGAAATTCCCACCAAATTTTAATGAAAATATTAACTTATTAGTTAATTTTGGGATTTTTGATTTTTCTTTTACTCCTATAATAGTATTTTGGTTTCTATATTACCTTTTCGATAAATATTTATGGAAATGGAAAATAATTGTTATGTATTTCAAAATTCCCTCAATCGAAGGTTATTATTATGGAAGTTTAAAATCAAGTTATATTGATCCTAAAACCAATGAGAAGAAACCTACTATCGAAATGAATTTAACAGTTAAACAGGATTTCAATAATATATCTTTTATATGTAATTTCCCAAATACGCCATCAACCTCAAAAAGTCGTATGGCTGCATTAGAAAAGTATGAAAATAATGTAGCCATATTTGAATTTGCTTATTACAATCAGAGTGAAGATATAGATATTGAAAGCACTAGTCACTACGGATATAATCGTCTTTATTTTAATACTGAAGATGGTACGGTACGTGGGAGTTATTTTAATAATAGGGGTGTGAGTCCTAACAAAGGTATAATCAATTTAAAGAAATCTTCTGGAACTTGAAGGATTTGATTTAATATTTATGATCCATTAGAATAAATATTGATTAACGTAAGTCGATAATGCTAACACAATATGCTAGAATATATTTAATGAATATTTTTAGTATAGATTCATCAAAGCCCTTTTCTGTCCTATTAGAAAAGGGCTTTAGTGACCTTAGTTACCTACTTATTCGACTTATATATACAAAGAAAAAGTCATTATTGGCATACTATATGAATAGAATGCCTATGTGTGATATAATAATTGATAAAATTATATGATAGAGGATAAATTTATGGAAATAGAGGACTTTGATGAAAGTTCATCAGAGAGAATAGTTATTGCAAAATTAGATGTTGAAAAAGTATTTCACTATACAGGGATACAATTCTTTAATGAGGATGTGTATCTTACGCCTGGATTGGTCAAACATATAAAAAGAAGACATGATGGTATTTGGGAAATTTATAAAACAGAAATAAGCAATTCAATATTAAATCCTGATTATATAGGTGTAAATCCAAAACATGATAATAGTATAGAAATATATAAAAGATTAGACAATGTTATTCTAATAGCCATAACCAGTAAAGAGGATGCTGGAGTAATTATATCTAGTATTTATGAATTGGATAATGCTGAACATAAAATCACTAAAAGACTTAATTCGGGTAGGATTCAAGAGTTTGATTAAAATACTTGATAATAATGTATATGTCTATTATAATGAATATAATAAACTAAATAGAGAATTTTAGTATTTAAGGTGGGAAAGGTTCCCCACGCGCTCTCTTTGAGAGTTAAAAGAGATCCCAGATACGCCGCCTGGGTAATTACTAAAATGATATAAAACTTATTGATGTAGATATACATCAATAAGTTTTTCTTTTTAAATAAAATGTTTAAGAGTAATCAAAATATAGATAATTAACAGAAATAAAAATATAAGCAAGATAGACCTTAATCTAATTTTCTATTATAGATTTTTTAATTCTATAAACTGTAGTTCTTGTCACATCGTTTCTTTTAGCAATTTGACTAATAGGTAATCCCTCTTTTAATTCATCAACAATTTTAAAATATATTGTACGTTTTTGTAGGTCACGAGAAGTGGGAGAGTAAATTAGTGGTTTACCTTTAAAAGCACCACGTTTTTTTGCTAATGCTATACCTTGTGCTTGCCTTCTTTTACTTTCTGCACGTTCCTGTTCACTAATCATTGCTAGTATTTGAATAATTAAATCTTTAACAAATCTATCCATTAATTCATTACCAATAATCTCCTGCATGATTGGTAAGCTAGTAATAATAAGTTGAACATCTTTCTTTTTCAGAGTATTGATTGTTTCAATTACTTCATTATAGTTTCTTCCTAAACGATCCAAACTTTCAACAATAAATATATCCTTTTCTCTACTATAATTTAATGCTTCATTAAAAACTGGTCGATCTTTAATATTTTTGCCACTTACTTTTTCTGTAAATATTTTTTCGCAACCATTCTTTTTTAATATTTCAATCTGTCTATCCATATTTTGGCTACTAGATGAAACTCTTGCATATCCAATTTTCATTTTTTAAACTCCCAGTACTATACACTTATAATGTACACTCATAATACCATAAATCATGAATTTTGGATTGTATATTTTAAGTGTACTTATAAAATACAATAATAAGAGATGAAGACACTTCAATATGGTATAATCATCTTAGAACATAATGAGATTATTAAATTAAGTACTAACTTAGTTATTATAAAAATAACATTGAATTTTATGAAAGGAGTTATTTTAATGAAAAAGAAAGTAATAGTATTATGTGGAGGAAATTCGAGTGAACACGAAGTATCTTTAAAATCTGCTAAGAATATTTCAGATTCGCTTAATCAAGATAAATATAACTTATCTATAATGTATATAAGTAAAAGTGAAGAAGTTATTCCTATTACTTATGATGAATTAAAATTGCTAGTAGAAGGTAAAAAATTAGATCTTTCGATTTCCAAAAAAGAAAATCTATATTTAATTGGTGAAAATAATGAAGAAGAATGTGTAGTGTTCCCAATTATCCATGGAGCTTTCGGAGAAGATGGAAAGCTTCAAAGTATTTTAGAAACATTAAATATTCCATATGTAGGTAGTTCATCATCAACTTCTGCAATATGTATTGATAAAGAATTTACTAAAATAATTGTTCAATCATTGGGAATTAAAGTAGCTAAGTCTCTTACAATAAAAAAACATGAGAGTTATGTAAGTTATGAAGAGATAGTTGATAAACTAGGCGTTCCATTTTTTGTGAAACCATCTCGACAAGGATCATCAGTAGGTATCAGTCAAGTGACTAATGAATCAGAATATACCAATGGATTGGAGGAAGCATTTAAGTATGACAATAAGGTTATTGTAGAAGAAAAAATATCAGGATACGAATTAGAATGTGGAGTATTGGGAAACGATAATCCTATTGTTTCTGAAATTGGGAAAATAGAGACTAAAGATCAAGATTTCTATAGTTATGAAAATAAATATATTGATGAAAATGGTGCGGTACTAGAAATCCCTGCTAAAATAGATCCATTAATTAAATCTACTATAGCTAATTATTCATTATCTATATACAAAAAACTAGATTGCAAAGGATTATCAAGAGTAGACTTTTTTGTTGATAAGGAAAAAATAGTTTTCAATGAAATAAATACAATACCTGGTTTTACAAATATCAGTATGTATCCTAAACTATTTAATGCTGTTGGTATAAGTTACGATGATTTGGTAGATCGTTTGATTTCACTTGCAATAGAAGAATTTAAAAATAAATAATAAGGAAGGGAAGAATCAAAAGAAATGATTTTTCCCTTCCTTATTAAATTAAAATACTGATATGCTCCCTATAAAGTAGACACTTAAAAAGTGAAAACTTTATAGGGAGTTTTTAATTTGAGAAAAAAGAAAATTACACTTGATAAATATCAACAAATCTTCGATTTGTATGAAGACGGAAATTCATTTAGCAGTGTCATAAATAAGTTTGGTTTGGATATTAATAAAGTTACACTCGCAGCTGAATATAGAAGATACTTAGAACATGGTATTTACTCTCTTAAATCAAGAAAAAATAATCATTCATATACCTCAGAATTTAAAAAAAGTGTTATTAATGAGTATATTCAAAAGGGCAAATCATTTCAAACATTAGCAGCAGAATATAACATTCCATCTCATGAAACTATACGTAAGTGGGTAATAAAGTATACTGAAGGAAAAGAGAATAAAACTTATTCTCCAAAACCGGAGGTATATAATATGAAAGCTAGAAAAACTACTTTAGAAGAGCGTATTGAAATCGTAAATTATTGTATAAGTAACGAATTTGATTACAAAAGTACTGCTGAGAATTTCAAAGTGAAATATTCTCAGGTTTATAGCTAGGTGAAAAAATATAATGAACATGGTGAAACAGGACTTATAGATGGACGTGGAAAAGGAAAACCTACAGAAACATTGAGTACTGAGGAACAATTGAAATTAAAAGCATTAGAATCAAGAAATCAATTTCTAGAACTAGAGAATGAAGCTTTAAAAAAGA
Encoded proteins:
- a CDS encoding ThiF family adenylyltransferase, which produces MHDKIHELYSYFLKLGYIVKIEDDKISWNINIKNNNFKLSIVIPEYYPFEFLKIKIINFSDFDFYIPHTLTGNYLCLYEVNSDRHNYKNYLEEAKETLQRAVDILEKSVEREVENQYKYEFSDIYPFLTSNQVNYFLSEDYKTPKLLKSLEGFKDKDNKEKLRILYDTNYSIDSLGMLVSNLGIKDYKIKESVLYIPVENSNLSSPITKFADLINVLENNKHFNFFAEKLIKGLSTITLGVYQEGINIPTILCFKIEKLYFPKGKIVKKSSYKSILKINNSKLLVNMKINDLSQNKLIFRSGDGHSNRKLSFYIIGCGSLGSFLSKSICDTFDIENIILQDNDILEVDNIGRHLCGLRSLNKFKSNEVAKVINNYYPHINTKAIYTNILNEFLGKEKHLLSEKYDFLICVVGDENVEEQLIQMYEKKKLHTPLIIVWIEPYLVAGHILIFNGELNELSKSYIFDKERNIKLSVVQNVHQYSKSEAGCQSRFMPYSGFEVQLFINKCVDLLMNNRYLEKKGNYHITYFGNMKEARGKNIEIKQQWTAKNNRELFVTRFDE
- a CDS encoding IS30 family transposase; the encoded protein is MTHLNGTTNHIKGKHLTEFERHQIQILKSENYSNRAIAKILNRAPQTINNEINRGTVKQIKRIVSNSKEYFYDYECYFPDVAQLKYETNRMNSCRTPKHQLSHAFIDWADKMMLNKKWSPDVVIAYAKKNNIFCDSIIPCVSTLYNWIERGIMKTSNIDLIEKISRKPITNRRPSRKNKKVLGKSIEDRSHEINSRDVFGHWEIDTVIGSKLKNERALLTLVERQTRYEIIVPIKSKNNDAVTLALSQLKDQLDNSFSRIFKSITSDNGSEFSDLTETLPDTEIYFTHPYSSWERGTKENHHKFIRRIIPKGISMESVSDEIIYRIQNWMNNYPRKILDYETPKYLFLKSLKSEGLLSEPLSYYLY
- a CDS encoding Mov34/MPN/PAD-1 family protein; its protein translation is MNEVWKESCGYLNYLGEWHSHPKMRAWPSVKDYKTIVSLTKEKESSLFPYTIMMIIGLDKEVTVTIVNRKEVITCINILN
- a CDS encoding plasmid-related protein, coding for MIEDKFMEIEDFDESSSERIVIAKLDVEKVFHYTGIQFFNEDVYLTPGLVKHIKRRHDGIWEIYKTEISNSILNPDYIGVNPKHDNSIEIYKRLDNVILIAITSKEDAGVIISSIYELDNAEHKITKRLNSGRIQEFD
- a CDS encoding recombinase family protein; amino-acid sequence: MKIGYARVSSSSQNMDRQIEILKKNGCEKIFTEKVSGKNIKDRPVFNEALNYSREKDIFIVESLDRLGRNYNEVIETINTLKKKDVQLIITSLPIMQEIIGNELMDRFVKDLIIQILAMISEQERAESKRRQAQGIALAKKRGAFKGKPLIYSPTSRDLQKRTIYFKIVDELKEGLPISQIAKRNDVTRTTVYRIKKSIIEN
- a CDS encoding D-alanine--D-alanine ligase family protein; the protein is MKKKVIVLCGGNSSEHEVSLKSAKNISDSLNQDKYNLSIMYISKSEEVIPITYDELKLLVEGKKLDLSISKKENLYLIGENNEEECVVFPIIHGAFGEDGKLQSILETLNIPYVGSSSSTSAICIDKEFTKIIVQSLGIKVAKSLTIKKHESYVSYEEIVDKLGVPFFVKPSRQGSSVGISQVTNESEYTNGLEEAFKYDNKVIVEEKISGYELECGVLGNDNPIVSEIGKIETKDQDFYSYENKYIDENGAVLEIPAKIDPLIKSTIANYSLSIYKKLDCKGLSRVDFFVDKEKIVFNEINTIPGFTNISMYPKLFNAVGISYDDLVDRLISLAIEEFKNK